The genomic segment CCGTCAGTGAAGTGTCGGACCTCGGTGGGAGCCGTGAAAGTCTCTGTGGGCGAGTCAGGTGACGGGGGGTCTGGAAGATGGGACAGACGGAACTGTGAGACTAGGACCTAAAGGCCTGAGCGCCACTCAGATGAGGTGCAGGTGCCCTCGGCTTCCCTTTTGGAGCGCCGCAGCCAGAGCCCCCACCCGGGGCTCCCCCTCCAcctgggtcagggtcagggtcagggtctgAGTCCAGGTCCAGGTTTTTGGTCATGGatctgcttcttttctttctgactgGCTCTTCCTCAGGGGTCTCCCTCCATCTCTGACCACGGGGCTTCTTATTaactggctctgtgggaggagtagctgcaaaagaagaaaaggtcacaaacatttttaaggaaCAAGCCTGAACCCTGCAACCTCAGGGTTGCTGAAGCTACCTGCCCAGTGGCCTCTCTCCCACCAGAACACagtgccctcccaccccctagCCTCACTGCTCCCCATGACTAACCAGGAAGCTCAAGGGGGCGGAGTCCCCTGGGCCGGGTCCTTCTTGGGAGGGATGTGTTGTCCTCAGAGTCAAGGAGAACGACAATCTCTGCTGGCATCCTGTCAGGGCCTGGAGTGGAGTCACCGTCTGCACCAACATCCTGGCCTGAGCCTGAAGGGTGCAAACGCGCTGTGAACTCCACACGTGCTCCCCTGGGTCTGCCTTTCTCTGGCCCCCACCCCTTGCGTGACTACCTGAGTTGGGTGGGGATGGCTGCTCAGCTCTGACATCTTGCAAAAGGGCCACCCCCTCACTCCAAGCCTCCAGAATGTTGCTCTTCTCAGAAGGGCTCAGGTCCAGGGTGTGGGGATGCTGCTCCAGGATGTGTGTGCGCGCCGTGTCGGCGGAGGGGAACTGGATCTCCGCCCCACACACCATGCACAGCGTCCGCCCGCTGCCTCCTGGGCTGCTCCCCACCAGGAACTCCTGCTCCCAAGACACCTGCTGCCTGGGCTCCTCACAGCTACTGCCGCCTGCCTCCAGCAGGCTGGGCCTCCGAGGCGGGGTCTTCTCCTGGTGGGCCActatggagggagaggaggggcggTGCTATGAGCAAAGGTGCCCATGGCCACTATTGCTTAGAACACCAATCTGCAAGCTtggtggtgtgggggagggggaggagcatcCCCCCTGTGAAAAAGCTGAATAAATGGAGCCGAGGCTGCCATCTCAGAGGAACGGCCTTGCCTGTCTTCAGCCTCAGCTCTCTGGAATGTTACAAAGGGCTAAGTCACCTCTGGATGCTGTGGCCTGAAGGCCTGTTTGCGAGGATGATAGGAAAGCAGACACCACGACCACCAGACCCCAGACCACCAGCAGCTGAGGGACTGAAGATTAAAACATTCTTTCAATGTTTAAAGTTATCTCAAAACATTCTTCAGAATTTGCGTCACTACTTAGCTCACCTGCGCCAACAGAAATGCCTTCCACCTACTGATACGattgtttccctcccttcctcgtAAACACCCCTGGCCTTTTCCTCCCACTTGGAACACTTCAGAGGCGGGCAGAGACAGGTTAATAATAAGGAATATGACAACTGGACActcacacaagaataaactctgtgtgttgtAGGCTCACATCAGCTGTAAGCCCACTTTCGCCTACCCCTGTGcttgggcttctgcctgaatcaggAATTCCCCAATAGCTCTTTGGATCTCAAAAAAATGCTTCTTACCTCTCCCTTAGGCCTCTTGTTTTTAACTTAACACCaccccatctctttctccctttccctggaGCCCATGAGGGGCTGGTAACACCAAACACAGCCTGCGTGCCTTGGTGCTCCCGCCGGAGCGCCTCCATCCCCTTTCACTCTGGCCTCAGACCACAGGTCCCTGTGTGTTTTCCCAGCAGGCTCTGGGGTGCTTGCACGCCTTCAGCCTCGGCACATCTGCCCAGATTCCCCAGTCACTCCAGCAAATTCCTATTCTTCTGTAATGGACCTGCTCGAATTCTCACCCCTGGGAAGCCTTCCTGAACTCCTATCCCTGGCAGTTGGTTATATCCACGTGTCACTTCCAGGCCACAGCACACACTTTCTTGGGGATAGATAGTAAATTTTATCATCTTCTTGttcccacagggcctggcacataggagagATGCTCAATGAGCCTTCGGTCAGTGAATGCCATGTGCCTGCTTTTTCCAGCTGTTGAGGCCCCTTCAGAAGGCTGGTTATCCCATCAAAAGTAGCCTCTCCTTGCACAGAGCTCTCAGAGCATTTGCAGCTGTAACCTCGTCCTCATGGGTCTGCCTGGCACCTGTCCTTCGTGCACATGGACCAAAAGCTGCAGAAGTAGCAGCTCTTTGTAGCTTGGCAAAGGCAGGCAGCCCAGGGCTGTGCGCAGCGCCTACAGTTCTCATGGGTATGTCTTTTTCCCACAGGAGAGGATGGGACGAACTATGGGAAGCCCTAGTACCTGGGGCCTGTATGGAAGACATGGGCTTTGAAATGGCTGAGAACTGGCTTGGACTCAGAGGATCCAGGCCCAAAGGTGGGCTGTACCTATCTCCCATGCGACCATGGACTGGAACCTTGACCCCAAAGGGCAGTCAGGCTTTCTTTCCCACTGCTTGTCCAAAACAGCTCTCACCCAGGTCACCGATGTCAAACCCAGCAGTCAGTTCTTAAACCTCCCCTTCTGATCCATCACTTCTACCGCCTTTGTCACTCAGCTTCCAGGCTACCACCTTCTCACTTCACGGGGGCTCCTTCTCAGCCACCTGTGCCCACTCCTCATTTCATTCCCTCCCACGTCACCTCTTCTCAGGTACCTGCGCAACTCCCTCACCTCTTCCAGGTCGTCACTAAAGAACCGCATTCTCACCATGGCCTTCTCCGCCACCCTTCACATTCCATTCCTTCCACAGCACACACCAGCACCTGATGTACGGAATGCTGTATCTGCTCCCGCATCTCCCCAGGACACTGTGGGCTCCACAACAGCAAGGACTTTTGGTCCTTCATGCCTGTGTCTCTGGCATTAAGCACAGCGCCTACACGCAGTGGCACCCAGACGTCTCCAGCCTGGCGTCACGGGGGCAAGCCAGGACTCCGTCCTCAGACCCCTTCTCtgtctgccccttcctctcaTGGTCTCATCCCGCTGCCTGCCTGCCGATGATTCCCACAGTTCTATCTTCAGCCAGCCTCTCCTGTGAAATGTAGACCCGTGTGTCTAGCTTCccgcctgccctctgccctcagatACGTCACAGGCGCCTCACATCTACCACATTCCACCCcgaactcccagcctccccacGCCTGCATCGCAGGCTGCCCACCTCTGCAAGAGGGATGCCCATCCTTCCAGTTGCTCTAAAACCCTGACCtcatcctctccttctctcccacctccaaaCCTTTCAAGAAGCATCTTGCATCAGGACCTTCGTACCTGCGtttctttctaaaatgctttCCCTCCATTTCTCTACAAGGTTCACTCCTGCACTTCCTTTGGATCTGGGCTCAAACTCCACCTCATTAGAGAAGCCTTTCCGGATCAATTGCTATTCCAAATAAAAAACTCACCCCACTCTTTCCCCCTTAGCTGCTCTAGTGTTCTCTGAACCCCTTATTGCCACCTAACATACTATACATTTACTTACATTTGTCTGCCTTTGGTCCTTagtacgtgtgtgtatgtatatgttccAGAACGGCAGAGTTCCACCTTTCTTGAGAGCCGTTAGCACGCCCAGCCTAAATTggtgctggcacatagtaggtgtctTGTATTTAACTGCTCTGGACTTCTAGCTCCTCATCCCCGAGTGGGGAAGAAGGCCACTCGCGGGCTGTTGAGAGGCTTGAGACAGCCTGGAGTGGAGCCCTCCCCACGCACAGCAGAAGTGGGGAAGGGATCTCTGAAGGAGAGCGGGCTAATGCCCTCCCTCACTTTCTAACCCTCCGGATTCTAAGAGggtgagaggcaggcaggcaggcaggcatcaCTT from the Desmodus rotundus isolate HL8 chromosome 5, HLdesRot8A.1, whole genome shotgun sequence genome contains:
- the SPINDOC gene encoding LOW QUALITY PROTEIN: spindlin interactor and repressor of chromatin-binding protein (The sequence of the model RefSeq protein was modified relative to this genomic sequence to represent the inferred CDS: inserted 2 bases in 1 codon) — protein: MALKAEGTALDCFEVTLKCEEGEDEEEAMVVAVIPRPEPMLRVAHQEKTPPRRPSLLEAGGSSCEEPRQQVSWEQEFLVGSSPGGSGRTLCMVCGAEIQFPSADTARTHILEQHPHTLDLSPSEKSNILEAWSEGVALLQDVRAEQPSPPNSGSGQDVGADGDSTPGPDRMPAEIVVLLDSEDNTSLPRRTRPRGLRPLELPATPPTEPVNKKPRGQRWRETPEEEPVRKKRSRSMTKNLDLDSDPDPDPDPDPPSPDSPTETFTAPTEVRHFTDGTFPPGFVLQLFSHTQLRTSHSKDTPKERTAAEGSLPQPESPSPGPPPGLRGTLDLQVIRVXMEEPPAVSLLQDWSRHPQGTKGVGAGDTPDRPEVLLEPSTTVSGQQEAGGGAA